Below is a window of Vallicoccus soli DNA.
GGCCCAGTGCCGCTCCATCGCGGCGTACCGCGGCGCCGGGTTGCACCGCCGCGGCGGCCTGGCCGGGTCGGCGCCGAGGCTCGCCAGGCCCAGGCCCTGCCCGCGCAGCCCCGCGCGCAGCGCGTCGTCGTCCCGCCGCAGGGCCGACACGGCGGCGGCGACGTCGTCGTACGGCGGGGTCGACAGCTCGACCTGCCCGCCCGGCTCGAGCGAGACGGCGCTGCCCCCCGGCATCGGCGGGAGCGCGGCGACGGCGGCCAGCAGCCGGTCCCAGGCGACGGGTCGGGCCGGCGCGGCGAGGTCGACGAGGTGCTGCTCGAGCTCGAGGCCGACCCGGCGGGTGGTGGTCGGGCGCAGCGCCACCGCGGCGACGCGCTCGCGCGCCCGCGCGAGGTCGAGCGCGGCGGTGCCCTGCGCGGCTGCGGCCACTCCGCCCCCTCCAGGTCCGGGCCGGCGGCCGGGACCGGTCGCCGCGGGTCGGTGCGGGGGCGGTCCTGGCGGACCGCCTCACGGGCGATCCTGCGCCGTGACGCACGCCTCGCGCAACCACCGCGCAAACCGCTGGCGCCCGGGGCGCCGGCGGTCGTACGGTGGGCCCGATGCGGAACGAGACCGTTCCGTTTCGTCCAGGAGGAGGGGAGGTGACCGGCACGTGACACCGCCGGGACGCCAGCGCGACGCCTCGCGCGACCCCGAGATCCTGCGCACCACCCTGGCGCTGCTGCAGGAGGTCGGCTACGACAAGCTGACGATGGACGCCGTCGCCGCGCGGGCCCGCGCGGGCAAGGCGACGCTCTACCGCCGCTGGGCGTCCAAGGCCGACCTCGTCGTCGACGCCATGATCCTGTGGCACGAGGAGGCGGGACCGCCCGACGAGCCCGTCGACACCGGCTCGCTGCGCGGCGACCTGCAGGCCCTGTGCTGCGGGTCGTCCAAGCTCAGCGACCCGCGCACGCGCTCGATCTTCCTCGGCCTGCTCACCGCCCTGCACCGGGACGAGGAGCTGGCCACCGTCTTCCGGGCCCGGCTCGTGGCGGCGCGCGACGCGCAGC
It encodes the following:
- a CDS encoding TetR/AcrR family transcriptional regulator codes for the protein MTPPGRQRDASRDPEILRTTLALLQEVGYDKLTMDAVAARARAGKATLYRRWASKADLVVDAMILWHEEAGPPDEPVDTGSLRGDLQALCCGSSKLSDPRTRSIFLGLLTALHRDEELATVFRARLVAARDAQLRGAFERAVARGEAHPGADVGLLATTIPGHVLFASLTGPTPADQAYVLRVIDNVVLPAALHGPAPACGGPAHDDTTPHEETHVHQ